In Oncorhynchus keta strain PuntledgeMale-10-30-2019 unplaced genomic scaffold, Oket_V2 Un_contig_12563_pilon_pilon, whole genome shotgun sequence, a genomic segment contains:
- the LOC127917987 gene encoding zinc finger protein 34-like, whose protein sequence is MKSKHCVPRPESPCNTEGGFSSYYRLRLSLRPVTSTVRTNPACLSPSTLSPNLQSLGPDCVRAQFLKQDPEMASVKLEDCSQTLELNVNIKEEEEEEKIGRSVSHGMRPVTSTVRTNPALLSPSTLSPNLQSLGPDCDSGAQFALQDPEMTSVKLEDCSQTLELNVNIKDEEEEEKIGKSVSHGRELSLRPVTSTVTTNPACLSPSTLSPNLQSLGPDCDSGAQFALQDPEMASVKLEDCSQALELNVIIKDEEEEEEEKIGTSVSHGDHVETFSTSREQQQEDHRPKRSHHCPHCKEIFPILSKLKIHLKIHTVENLYSCTDCGRISQHQRL, encoded by the exons ACCGACTCAGATTAAGTCTGAGGCCGGTAACATCAACAGTGAGGAcaaacccagcctgcctctctccttccacactgagtccaaacctacagtcactgggtcctgattgtgTCAGAGCGCAGTTTTTAAAgcaggatccagagatggcatcagtgaagctggaagactgcagtcaaacactggagctgaatgtcaacattaaagaggaagaagaggaggagaagattgggAGGTCTGTTTCTCATG GTATGAGGCCGGTAACATCAACAGTGAGGACaaacccagccctcctctctccttccacactgagtccaaacctacagtcactgggtcctgattgtgacagtggagcccagtttgcactgcaggatccagagatgacatcagtgaagctggaagactgcagtcaaacactggagctgaatgtcaacattaaagatgaagaagaggaggagaagattgggAAATCTGTTTCTCATG GACGAGAATTAAGTCTGAGGCCGGTAACATCAACAGTGACGAcaaacccagcctgcctctctccttccacactgagtccaaacctacagtcactgggtcctgattgtgacagtggagcccagtttgcactgcaggatccagagatggcatcagtgaagctggaagactgcagtcaagcactggagctgaatgtcatcattaaagatgaagaagaagaagaggaggagaagattgggACATCTGTTTCTCATG gagaccaTGTTGAGACATTCTCTACATCCAGAGAGCAACAGCAGGAAGATCACAGACCTAAGAGGTCTCACCACTGCCCACATTGTAAAGAGATTTTCCCAATTCTTTCAAAGCTAAAAATACACCTAAAAATTCACACAGTTGAGAATCTGTATTCCTGTACTGACTGTGGAAGAATTTCACAACATCAAAGGCTTTGA